In Camelus bactrianus isolate YW-2024 breed Bactrian camel chromosome 10, ASM4877302v1, whole genome shotgun sequence, a genomic segment contains:
- the SAC3D1 gene encoding SAC3 domain-containing protein 1, whose amino-acid sequence MSGSKLPVGTCLDMCPAAERVQREKERRLHRFEVAPGYRGDQPRADPQRVVKEYSRPAAGKIRPPPSQLRPPSVLLATVRYLASEVAERTDASPAEVASFVADRLRAVRLDLALQSAGDAEVALVLEAALAVLLAVVARLGPDTAHSPADLMLLQAQVQESFGSLRRCYALGGGPHHRQAAFQGLFLLYNLGSVEALHEVLQLPAALRSCPALCTVLAVDSAFREGNTARLFRLLRTLPYLQSCAVWCHVGRARRGALARLSRALSTPKGQTLPLSFLVHLLALDGPEEARDLCQAHGLPLDGQERVVFLRGHYTEEGLLPAGTCQVLVGSKLGGRTLEEVVMAEEEDEAVDRPKSPV is encoded by the exons ATGTCCGGCAGCAAGCTGCCGGTGGGCACGTGCCTGGACATGTGTCCAGCCGCCGAGCGCGTCCAGCGCGAAAAGGAGCGCCGCCTGCACCGCTTCGAGGTGGCGCCAGGGTACCGCGGAGACCAGCCCCGAGCCGACCCGCAGCGCGTTGTGAAGGAGTACAGCCGGCCGGCCGCCGGCAAGATTCGGCCCCCGCCGAGCCAGCTGCGTCCGCCGTCCGTGCTGTTGGCCACCGTACGCTATCTGGCCAGTGAGGTGGCGGAGCGTACCGACGCATCCCCCGCGGAGGTGGCCAGCTTTGTGGCGGATCGGTTGCGCGCGGTGCGGCTGGACCTAGCCCTTCAGAGCGCGGGCGACGCCGAGGTGGCGTTGGTGCTGGAAGCGGCGCTGGCAGTGCTGCTGGCCGTGGTCGCGCGGCTCGGACCCGACACAGCGCACAGTCCAGCGGACCTGATGTTGCTGCAGGCCCAGGTGCAGGAGAGCTTCGGTTCTCTGCGGCGCTGCTACGCGCTGGGCGGTGGGCCGCACCACCGCCAGGCAGCCTTCCAGGGCCTTTTTCTGCTCTATAACCTGG GCTCGGTGGAGGCCCTTCACGAGGTTCTGCAGCTACCTGCTGCCCTGCGTTCCTGCCCAGCCCTGTGTACCGTCCTGGCAGTCGACTCGGCCTTCCGCGAAGGCAACACCGCCCGCCTGTTTCGCCTGCTCCGGACCCTGCCCTACCTGCAGAGCTGTGCTGTGTGGTGCCATGTGGGCCGTGCCCGCCGGGGAGCCCTGGCCCGCCTTTCTCGTGCCCTGAGCACCCCTAAGGGCCAGACCTtgcctctgagcttcctggtcCACCTACTGGCCCTGGATGGGCCCGAGGAGGCACGGGACCTGTGCCAAGCCCATGGACTGCCCTTAGATGGACAGGAGAGAGTTGTGTTCCTGAGGGGTCACTACACTGAGGAGGGGCTGCTACCTGCTGGGACCTGCCAAGTGTTGGTGGGGAGCAAACTTGGAGGGCGCACCCTGGAAGAGGTGGTCAtggcagaggaggaagatgaggctGTGGACAGACCCAAGTCCCCAGTATGA
- the SNX15 gene encoding sorting nexin-15: MSRQAKDDFLRHYTVSDPRTHPKGYTEYKVTAQFISKRDPEDVKEVVVWKRYSDFRKLHGDLAYTHRNLFRRLEEFPAFPRAQVFGRFEASVIEERRKGAEDLLRFTVHIPALNNSPQLKEFFRGGEVTRPSEASRDMHILPPPLIPTPPPDEPRLQPHEPWLPQPLPVERRGLEELEVPVDPPPSSPAQEALDLLFNCGGTEEASSSPSRGLLTEAELALFDPFSKEEGAGPSPTHVGELAALEAESERLDQKPWEPGGQEEEEDEEGGPTPAYLSHATELITQALQDEKAGAYPAALQGYRDGVHILLQGVPGDPSPARREGVKKKAAEYLKRAEEILHLHLSQRPS, encoded by the exons ATGTCTCGTCAGGCGAAGGACGACTTTCTGCGGCACTACACAGTCTCCGACCCTCGAACCCACCCGAAGGGCTACACCGAGTACAAAGTGACCGCGCAG TTCATCTCAAAGAGGGACCCGGAGGATGTCAAAGAG GTGGTGGTCTGGAAGCGCTACAGCGACTTCCGGAAGCTGCACGGAGACCTGGCCTACACCCACCGCAACCTCTTCCGCCGCCTGGAGGAGTTTCCTGCCTTCCCCCGCGCCCAGGTGTTTG GCCGGTTTGAAGCCTCAGTGATCGAGGAGCGGCGGAAGGGGGCTGAGGACCTGCTTCGCTTCACTGTGCACATCCCCGCGCTCAACAACAGCCCTCAACTCAAGGAGTTTTTCCGG GGTGGGGAGGTGACACGGCCCTCTGAGGCATCCAGGGACATGCACATCCTGCCACCTCCTCTGATCCCCACACCACCCCCTGACGAGCCTCGGCTGCAGCCTCATGAGCCCTGGTTGCCCCAGCCACTCCCAGTGGAGAGGAGGGGCCTCGAGGAGTTGGAGGTGCCAG TGGATCCTCCACCAtccagccctgcccaggaggCCCTGGATCTCCTCTTTAACTGTGGGGGCACCGAGGAGGCGTCCAGTTCCCCCTCCCGAGGCCTTCTCACCGAGGCTGAGCTTGCCCTCTTCGACCCCTTCTCCAAGGAAG AAGGTGCAGGCCCCAGTCCTACTCATGTAGGTGAGCTGGCAGCATTGGAGGCAGAATCTGAAAGGCTGGACCAGAAACCCTGGgagccaggagggcaggaggaggaagaggatgaagaAGGAGGACCTACCCCTGCCTATCTAAGCCACGCCACAGAGCTCATCACCCAGGCCCTACAGGACGAGAAGGCAGGCGCCTACCCTGCAGCTCTGCAGGGCTACCGGGATGGCGTGCATATCCTGCTTCAGGGAGTGCCTG GTGACCCTTCACCTGCCCGCCGGGAGGGAGTGAAGAAGAAGGCAGCTGAGTATCTGAAGCGGGCAGAGGAAATCCTGCACCTGCATCTGTCCCAGCGCCCATCCTGA
- the ARL2 gene encoding ADP-ribosylation factor-like protein 2 isoform X2: MGLLTILKKMKQKERELRLLMLGLDNAGKTTILKKFNGEDIDTISPTLGFNIKTLEHRGFKLNIWDVGGQKSLRSYWRNYFESTDGLIWVVDSADRQRMQDCQRELQSLLVEERLAGATLLIFANKQDLPGALSSNAIREALELDSIRSHHWCIQGCSAVTGENLLPGIDWLLDDISSRIFMAD; the protein is encoded by the exons ATGGGGCTTCTGACCATTCTGAAGAAGATGAAGCAGAAAGAACGGGAGCTGCGTCTGCTCATGCT CGGCCTGGACAATGCTGGCAAAACAACTATCCTCAAGAAGTTCAATGGGGAAGACATCGACACCATCTCCCCGACACTGGGCTTCAACATCAAGACCCTGGAGCaccgagg ATTCAAGCTGAACATCTGGGATGTGGGTGGCCAGAAGTCCCTGCGGTCCTACTGGCGGAACTACTTTGAGAGCACCGACGGCCTCATCTGGGTAGTGGACAGCGCTGACCGCCAGCGCATGCAGGACTGCCAGCGGGAGCTCCAGAGCCtgttggtggaggag CGCCTGGCTGGAGCGACCCTCCTCATCTTTGCCAACAAGCAGGACCTGCCCGGAGCACTGTCCTCTAACGCCATCCGCGAG GCCCTGGAGCTGGACTCCATCCGCAGCCACCACTGGTGCATCCAGGGCTGCAGTGCCGTCACCGGGGAGAACCTGCTGCCTGGCATCGACTGGCTCCTGGATGACATTTCCAGCCGCATCTTCATGGCCGACTGA
- the ARL2 gene encoding ADP-ribosylation factor-like protein 2 isoform X1, which translates to MGLLTILKKMKQKERELRLLMLYPPGGRSREERGTVMMSPPCRAWGLLLSLACPSGLDNAGKTTILKKFNGEDIDTISPTLGFNIKTLEHRGFKLNIWDVGGQKSLRSYWRNYFESTDGLIWVVDSADRQRMQDCQRELQSLLVEERLAGATLLIFANKQDLPGALSSNAIREALELDSIRSHHWCIQGCSAVTGENLLPGIDWLLDDISSRIFMAD; encoded by the exons ATGGGGCTTCTGACCATTCTGAAGAAGATGAAGCAGAAAGAACGGGAGCTGCGTCTGCTCATGCTGTATCCTCCAGGAGGCCGGAGCCGCGAGG AGAGGGGCACTGTGATGATGTCACCACCCTGCAGAGCATGGGGACTTCTCCTTAGCCTGGCATGCCCCAGCGGCCTGGACAATGCTGGCAAAACAACTATCCTCAAGAAGTTCAATGGGGAAGACATCGACACCATCTCCCCGACACTGGGCTTCAACATCAAGACCCTGGAGCaccgagg ATTCAAGCTGAACATCTGGGATGTGGGTGGCCAGAAGTCCCTGCGGTCCTACTGGCGGAACTACTTTGAGAGCACCGACGGCCTCATCTGGGTAGTGGACAGCGCTGACCGCCAGCGCATGCAGGACTGCCAGCGGGAGCTCCAGAGCCtgttggtggaggag CGCCTGGCTGGAGCGACCCTCCTCATCTTTGCCAACAAGCAGGACCTGCCCGGAGCACTGTCCTCTAACGCCATCCGCGAG GCCCTGGAGCTGGACTCCATCCGCAGCCACCACTGGTGCATCCAGGGCTGCAGTGCCGTCACCGGGGAGAACCTGCTGCCTGGCATCGACTGGCTCCTGGATGACATTTCCAGCCGCATCTTCATGGCCGACTGA